In Rhodamnia argentea isolate NSW1041297 chromosome 4, ASM2092103v1, whole genome shotgun sequence, the following proteins share a genomic window:
- the LOC115743513 gene encoding uncharacterized protein At2g39795, mitochondrial-like translates to MAASCSRLARSAQRSLLPTETLPSLRCQQRPPFPQRNAVLALLSQGRRYSPQHVVKSPFDAHILRILDSRIELESEYPVLEPPTKFESYAVQDQPGQRWVTLRRNFGDGEHIKIEATSFDAAVLVQKPGEDNSRQDMRLHISLLVDVSKGNGCEMLEFLCSAWPDSLEIRNVYLFRKEMQEKMHSWPYMGPDSRKLKAKIRNTFQEFLETRGVNNEMSAFLHEYMRNKERVEHLRWLENVKTLLQK, encoded by the exons ATGGCTGCTTCTTGCTCTCGCCTCGCACGTTCGGCTCAGAGATCGCTCCTCCCCACTGAAACCCTCCCAAGCCTTCGCTGCCAACAACGACCTCCATTTCCACAGCGAAACGCAGTCCTCGCGCTTCTATCTCAAGGAAGACGATACTCTCCCCAGCACGTCGTCAAATCGCCGTTCGATGCTCACATTCTCAGAATCCTCGACAGCCGGATTGAGCTCGAGTCGGAGTACCCCGTCCTTGAG CCTCCTACGAAGTTCGAGTCCTATGCTGTTCAAGATCAACCGGGTCAACGGTGGGTCACACTGAGAAGGAATTTTGGCGATGGAGAGCATATTAAAATTGAAGCAACCTCATTTGATGCGGCTGTACTTGTTCAAAAACCTGGTGAAGACAACTCTCGGCAAGATATGCGTCTGCATATAAGTTTACTGGTTGATGTATCTAAAGGAAATGGTTGTGAAATGCTGGAGTTTCTATGCTCAGCATGGCCAGACTCTTTGGAGATTCGGAATGTCTACCTATTTAGAAAGGAAATGCAGGAGAAGATGCATTCGTGGCCTTACATGGGACCTGATTCTAG GAAGTTGAAAGCAAAGATACGAAATACTTTTCAGGAGTTCTTGGAGACGAGGGGAGTAAACAATGAGATGTCTGCTTTCTTGCATGAATACATGAGGAACAAAGAACGGGTGGAGCATCTTAGGTGGTTGGAAAATGTGAAGACAttgcttcaaaagtaa